One region of Paenibacillus polymyxa M1 genomic DNA includes:
- a CDS encoding ABC transporter substrate-binding protein yields MKTVQWLILCLAFLTMISGCSGSLSSEGQPSETNLSNGKKITLTLWYWNRSIDDELLAQAEKQFPDIELKTQKIGGDFKAKLKTTLAARSGEPDIVALNDWMVELFPSADRFYDLRELGADRLKDQYLEWKWNQGITPDGKMIAFPMDTGPTALFYRSDLFEQAGLPSDPEQVSSSIRTWDDYMAAGEQLRQKFGSRSFLADNIVNVYNQVLAQHTNLYFKPDGSYVGNQSPDIRLGWKTAVDFHRKHLLANADGWTPEWNASVNNGKIASFVGAIWMKQVLTEAAPDTAGKWRVARAPGGDGNLGGSFISILKSSQHPKEAFEVLTWLQNPEHQLEAYHKIGLFPSTPGVYDDPVMETPEPFFGGQATGLIFAASARHVKSSYFGERYPVIHGIVTRRLSNVAKQDADPDALWSETMQRIERELQR; encoded by the coding sequence GTGAAGACAGTACAATGGCTGATATTATGTCTTGCTTTTCTCACTATGATTAGTGGTTGTAGTGGGTCCCTGTCCTCTGAAGGCCAACCATCTGAAACTAATTTGTCAAACGGAAAAAAGATAACGCTTACATTATGGTATTGGAATCGTTCTATTGATGATGAATTGCTCGCCCAGGCGGAAAAACAGTTCCCCGACATTGAATTAAAAACTCAAAAAATAGGCGGTGACTTTAAAGCCAAACTGAAGACAACGCTCGCAGCTCGTTCCGGTGAACCAGACATCGTAGCTCTGAACGACTGGATGGTGGAGCTGTTCCCCAGTGCAGATCGTTTTTATGATTTAAGGGAACTCGGAGCAGATCGCCTGAAGGATCAATATTTGGAATGGAAATGGAATCAGGGGATCACTCCTGATGGTAAAATGATTGCATTTCCTATGGATACTGGACCCACCGCCCTCTTCTATCGTAGCGACCTGTTTGAACAGGCGGGCTTACCTAGTGATCCTGAACAGGTCAGTTCCTCTATCCGTACATGGGATGATTACATGGCAGCCGGAGAACAACTTCGTCAGAAATTCGGAAGTCGTTCGTTTTTGGCTGATAATATTGTAAACGTTTACAATCAAGTGCTTGCTCAGCATACGAACCTATACTTCAAGCCGGACGGAAGTTATGTCGGCAATCAATCTCCTGACATCCGCCTAGGCTGGAAAACCGCTGTGGATTTCCATAGGAAGCATCTGCTCGCCAATGCGGATGGCTGGACTCCCGAATGGAACGCTTCGGTCAATAACGGTAAAATCGCCTCGTTCGTAGGGGCAATCTGGATGAAGCAAGTTCTCACAGAGGCTGCACCGGATACAGCAGGCAAATGGAGAGTCGCTCGGGCTCCTGGAGGAGACGGCAATCTGGGAGGTTCTTTCATCTCTATCCTCAAATCCAGCCAACACCCCAAAGAAGCCTTTGAAGTCCTGACCTGGCTGCAAAACCCGGAACACCAACTGGAAGCCTACCACAAAATCGGGCTGTTCCCATCCACTCCCGGCGTCTATGACGATCCAGTCATGGAGACACCCGAGCCTTTCTTTGGTGGTCAGGCCACTGGTCTCATTTTTGCCGCCTCCGCGCGTCATGTGAAAAGCAGCTATTTCGGCGAGCGCTATCCTGTCATCCATGGCATAGTGACCCGCCGTCTTTCCAATGTGGCCAAACAAGATGCCGATCCCGACGCATTATGGTCGGAAACGATGCAACGAATTGAACGGGAATTACAGCGGTAA
- a CDS encoding carbohydrate ABC transporter permease — MLREIWKHRAVYAAISPFYLLFAIFGLFPIGFSLYLAFHKWDGIGDMTYNGWGNFRYLVTDTEFWQAVGNTFVIWVYATIPMLLLALIVAFLLYAPFVKLRTLWRVGFFLPNVTSIVAVAIIFGALFANNFGFLNYLLQLLGLPMIQWLNVPWGIQIAISSMVVWRWMGYNAIIYLAGLQSIPHVLYEAAKIDGATGAQAFFRITIPMLRPVILFTVITSTIGGMQLFTEPQVLVGNDGGSGASGMTIVLYLYRESFINNYFGYGAAVGWGMFLIIAVFSIINWKLVQGKK; from the coding sequence ATGCTGAGAGAAATCTGGAAGCACCGGGCCGTATATGCTGCGATCTCGCCATTTTATCTGCTGTTTGCCATCTTTGGCTTGTTTCCGATTGGCTTTTCATTGTACCTGGCGTTTCACAAATGGGACGGGATCGGAGACATGACCTATAACGGTTGGGGTAACTTTCGTTACCTTGTGACAGACACCGAATTTTGGCAGGCTGTAGGCAATACGTTTGTGATCTGGGTGTATGCCACGATTCCAATGCTACTTCTAGCCCTTATTGTTGCCTTTCTGCTTTATGCCCCTTTTGTGAAATTGCGCACCTTATGGCGAGTTGGATTCTTCCTGCCCAATGTGACGTCTATTGTTGCTGTTGCCATCATCTTCGGCGCCTTATTTGCCAACAATTTTGGATTTCTCAACTATCTTCTGCAGCTTTTGGGGCTACCTATGATCCAATGGCTCAATGTGCCGTGGGGTATCCAAATCGCCATTTCTTCCATGGTCGTCTGGAGATGGATGGGCTACAACGCCATCATCTATCTGGCTGGACTCCAGAGTATTCCGCATGTGCTGTATGAGGCCGCCAAAATAGACGGCGCAACCGGAGCACAGGCTTTTTTCCGCATCACCATTCCCATGTTGCGTCCAGTCATTTTGTTTACGGTCATTACGTCCACCATCGGCGGTATGCAGCTCTTCACTGAGCCACAGGTTCTGGTCGGTAATGACGGCGGTTCCGGGGCAAGTGGCATGACCATCGTTTTATACCTGTACCGCGAGTCGTTCATCAACAACTATTTTGGATATGGTGCTGCCGTCGGATGGGGTATGTTTCTCATCATTGCCGTATTCTCCATCATCAATTGGAAACTCGTTCAAGGTAAAAAATAA
- a CDS encoding carbohydrate ABC transporter permease, with product MMQTRAKSIVLYAGLLVGIILSMFPFYWLIVMATRTTSDIYRFPPQLWFGSHFLDNITRVLQQIDFAGAFFNTLFVASSVTVLVLFFDSLAGFAFAKFDFPGKKGLFVILLATMMVPSQLSLVPSFVMMASFGWVGTFKALIIPGMVNAFGIFWIRQYAEESIPKELLDAGRMDGCSFFRLYWNVALPILRPAFAFLGAFTFIGAWNDYLWPLIVLTDERKFTLQIALSQLNGIYNTDYAMVIAGTLLAVLPLIILFLFISRQFISDLAAGAIKD from the coding sequence ATGATGCAGACACGTGCAAAATCCATTGTTCTATATGCCGGGCTGTTGGTGGGTATCATCCTGTCGATGTTTCCGTTTTACTGGCTGATCGTCATGGCGACCCGTACAACCTCAGACATCTATCGTTTTCCGCCACAATTGTGGTTCGGTAGCCACTTCCTGGATAACATAACGAGAGTATTGCAGCAGATTGATTTTGCTGGAGCTTTTTTTAATACCCTTTTTGTAGCCAGTTCTGTTACCGTATTGGTGCTGTTTTTTGATTCACTGGCTGGTTTTGCATTCGCCAAGTTTGATTTTCCGGGCAAAAAGGGGCTATTCGTCATACTGCTTGCAACAATGATGGTCCCTTCACAACTTTCGCTCGTCCCCTCCTTTGTCATGATGGCTTCCTTTGGATGGGTAGGTACGTTCAAAGCGCTCATCATCCCAGGTATGGTAAATGCTTTCGGTATTTTCTGGATCCGCCAGTATGCAGAAGAATCCATTCCCAAAGAGTTGCTGGATGCGGGGCGTATGGACGGGTGCAGCTTTTTTCGGCTGTACTGGAATGTAGCACTGCCGATTTTAAGACCTGCGTTCGCTTTTCTCGGCGCATTTACCTTTATAGGAGCTTGGAATGATTACTTATGGCCGTTAATCGTTTTAACGGATGAGCGCAAATTTACGCTCCAGATTGCATTGTCCCAGTTGAACGGGATTTACAATACGGACTATGCGATGGTCATTGCTGGCACCCTGCTGGCTGTACTCCCTCTTATTATTTTGTTTCTTTTTATCAGCCGCCAGTTTATTTCCGATCTTGCCGCTGGAGCGATCAAAGATTAG
- a CDS encoding radical SAM protein, producing the protein MILDSTVMEFFRNIEKQYGNYSRLFKLFQTKNKSYLYDVGTGKVMECNEIEYTFLNNLQLYGDIAKVINPIKVNDDTLTILIDLIHVAHEQHLFQAPPLLSFALSEDEVLKNAKSHLEQVTLELTEQCNMACHYCIYHSGNIDFREFGRRHMSWQVAELAIDYTLKNSGKKVAVTFYGGEPLIEFKLLKHCVAYALENGAGKDLTFSMTTNLTLMTAEIAEYLSTIPNFGVVCSIDGPKEIHDCRRVFKNGAGTYDKAIHGLKYLINAYGEKSNSLISLSMVTPRPTNDAVMKKIQNFFNSLSWVPKDITKNISYVRHSSDIEKTITEENPIHCYDNPVGNWTTDLMLNNTYTSQSNPFTIDFLHKQFSIIHDRILTETPYPNYNLNGCCSPATRRIYVTANGDFHLCERIGKSPSVGNVYSGLDETVLIDRYIEDYCKESLPQCSECWAIRLCSVCYVECYDSDKFNIEKKRMACRRSLDMLEHALISYHTILENKPHLLEALNHITLV; encoded by the coding sequence ATGATATTGGATTCCACAGTTATGGAGTTCTTTAGAAACATCGAAAAACAGTATGGGAATTATTCTCGACTATTTAAGTTATTTCAGACAAAGAATAAATCCTATTTATATGATGTGGGCACAGGCAAAGTAATGGAATGTAATGAAATAGAGTATACATTTCTAAATAACTTACAATTGTACGGAGATATAGCGAAGGTAATAAATCCTATTAAAGTTAATGATGATACATTGACTATTCTAATTGACTTAATACATGTTGCGCATGAGCAGCATTTATTCCAAGCTCCTCCTCTTTTATCCTTTGCACTATCAGAAGATGAGGTTTTAAAAAATGCAAAAAGCCATCTAGAACAGGTTACACTGGAGTTGACCGAACAATGTAATATGGCATGTCACTATTGCATATATCATTCAGGAAACATAGACTTCAGAGAGTTTGGACGTAGACACATGTCTTGGCAAGTAGCAGAGTTAGCAATTGATTATACTTTAAAAAACTCAGGTAAAAAAGTCGCGGTAACTTTTTATGGTGGGGAGCCATTAATAGAATTTAAATTATTAAAGCATTGTGTAGCCTATGCTCTGGAAAATGGCGCTGGTAAAGATCTAACTTTTTCAATGACAACAAATTTAACCTTAATGACTGCTGAAATCGCAGAATATCTATCTACAATCCCTAACTTTGGAGTTGTATGTAGTATTGATGGTCCAAAGGAAATACATGATTGTAGAAGGGTATTTAAAAATGGCGCGGGCACTTACGACAAGGCAATTCATGGTCTTAAATATCTAATTAATGCTTATGGAGAAAAAAGTAATTCCCTTATATCGCTAAGCATGGTAACACCCAGACCAACTAATGATGCGGTAATGAAAAAAATTCAAAATTTCTTTAATTCTCTTTCGTGGGTACCTAAGGATATTACTAAAAATATTTCTTATGTGAGACACTCGTCTGACATAGAGAAAACGATTACTGAAGAAAACCCTATACATTGTTATGATAACCCTGTAGGGAACTGGACAACTGATCTGATGTTAAATAATACTTATACATCACAAAGTAACCCATTCACAATCGATTTTTTACACAAACAATTCTCAATAATACATGATAGGATTTTAACTGAAACTCCTTACCCGAATTATAATTTAAATGGCTGCTGTTCACCTGCGACAAGAAGAATCTATGTAACGGCAAATGGAGATTTTCATTTATGCGAACGCATAGGAAAATCACCTTCAGTTGGGAATGTTTACAGTGGTTTAGATGAAACTGTGTTAATTGATCGTTATATAGAGGACTATTGTAAGGAAAGCTTACCACAATGTTCTGAATGTTGGGCTATACGTCTATGTTCGGTATGTTACGTCGAATGTTACGATAGTGACAAATTTAATATTGAAAAAAAGAGAATGGCTTGTAGGCGTTCTTTAGATATGCTAGAACATGCATTGATAAGCTATCATACTATCTTGGAAAACAAACCACATTTATTAGAAGCATTAAATCATATTACTTTGGTGTAA
- a CDS encoding ATP-binding cassette domain-containing protein, whose product MIVLEYLKKYLSKTRKYVFFYIAVTSVLWIIGIIVPYITGIYIDYLVSKSNISIILYFVLLLGIINIANILIQYLTALFSTKLNNLLLYEICNDIYQKIFKTKLSVFKDKDNAYLVDQINNDSSTVVDFFSNNISNLVLQVITIIVSGIIVLKADVLLCVIIFSLIPFYIFTYVVFRKKLYKANLKYKKEANEYYSKKVEQINKLVFIKKNVLFNEMNERLNKAFNSLFRVATSQVKTNYIFSNLNQFILIICYIFVIGIGGHKVVIGQMSVGQFTIINTYLSMIISSTSYLLSLASSYQETKVSIERLNDIMKSENDIYGSATLVELEKISIKKLGVKYSGESVFRDFSYDFSKGEIYGICGHNGSGKTTLLNTMIGLYSDLYTGEIAFNNCSIKDLDMLNMRRFKISYVEQNPEFLNLPIEEYLRFGINFSKETASNQNELINAFGLEGMITKSNLENILINENGSNFSGGEKQKLSLIRALSKDSFLTILDEPTSALDSKSVSGLVEILTKQKSRKITIVVSHDQRLLAACDHILNIEIQKERDDIGFHSYGVL is encoded by the coding sequence ATGATAGTCCTAGAATACTTGAAAAAATACCTTTCAAAAACGCGCAAGTATGTATTTTTTTACATTGCAGTTACTTCAGTATTGTGGATTATAGGAATTATTGTGCCTTACATCACAGGCATATATATTGATTATTTAGTATCAAAAAGTAATATAAGTATCATTTTATATTTTGTACTGTTACTGGGGATTATAAATATAGCAAACATTCTCATACAATATTTAACTGCTCTTTTCTCTACCAAATTGAATAATTTATTATTATACGAAATCTGCAATGATATCTATCAAAAGATATTTAAAACCAAACTGTCGGTCTTCAAAGATAAGGATAATGCATACTTAGTTGACCAAATTAATAATGATTCATCCACAGTAGTTGACTTTTTTTCAAATAATATTTCTAACTTAGTATTGCAAGTAATAACAATAATTGTCAGCGGTATTATTGTTTTAAAAGCTGATGTACTACTATGCGTTATAATTTTCTCGCTTATTCCATTTTATATATTTACATATGTGGTTTTTAGAAAAAAATTGTATAAAGCAAATTTGAAATACAAAAAAGAAGCAAATGAATACTACTCTAAAAAAGTCGAACAAATTAACAAATTGGTTTTTATAAAGAAGAATGTACTCTTTAATGAAATGAATGAGCGGTTAAATAAAGCATTTAATTCATTATTTAGAGTTGCGACTTCACAAGTGAAAACTAATTATATTTTCTCAAATCTAAATCAATTTATATTGATCATCTGCTATATATTTGTAATTGGAATTGGAGGTCATAAAGTTGTAATTGGCCAAATGAGTGTAGGGCAGTTCACTATAATTAACACCTACCTTTCAATGATCATCTCGTCAACCTCATATTTATTAAGTTTAGCAAGCTCATACCAAGAGACGAAAGTATCGATAGAACGGTTAAATGACATTATGAAATCTGAAAATGATATTTATGGTAGTGCAACACTTGTAGAATTAGAGAAAATAAGTATTAAAAAATTAGGTGTTAAATATTCTGGTGAAAGCGTATTTAGAGACTTTTCTTATGATTTTTCTAAGGGGGAAATTTACGGGATATGTGGCCATAATGGTTCAGGCAAAACAACATTACTTAATACTATGATAGGTCTATATAGTGATCTTTACACAGGAGAGATAGCTTTTAATAATTGCTCCATAAAAGATTTGGATATGCTTAATATGAGGCGTTTTAAAATTTCTTATGTAGAACAGAATCCGGAGTTTTTAAATCTACCAATAGAGGAATATTTAAGATTTGGAATTAATTTTTCGAAAGAGACTGCTAGTAACCAAAATGAGCTTATAAATGCCTTTGGTCTTGAAGGGATGATAACAAAATCTAACCTTGAAAATATATTAATAAATGAAAATGGGAGCAACTTTTCTGGTGGTGAAAAGCAAAAATTATCTTTGATTCGTGCATTAAGTAAAGATTCATTCTTAACGATTCTTGATGAGCCAACATCAGCCCTAGATTCAAAGAGTGTAAGTGGACTTGTAGAAATATTGACTAAGCAAAAGTCAAGAAAGATAACAATCGTGGTATCACATGACCAGAGACTATTAGCAGCATGTGACCATATCCTGAATATCGAAATCCAAAAGGAACGTGATGATATTGGATTCCACAGTTATGGAGTTCTTTAG
- a CDS encoding radical SAM/SPASM domain-containing protein, which produces MKASQYNFIFNDIIENTDKTVLYNSRTGALAVLEPEYYKQFCELTNNGLAINNDTYLKNLIECGYIVEDNMNEKAYVKVNLLKNRFESSNLMLTIAPTMACNFRCVYCFEKDQYHNKTMSEETAQSIVNFVKTNASKLDTLNVTWYGGEPLIAMKQIVRISEDFLEICKENNIQYTASVITNGYLLNKEKVQTLISCGVNDIQVTVDGPKEVHDLRRPLVSGRGTFDVIMNNLKQIKGMIKIFMRINTDQDNWLNLHEIVGFLKENSLLENVIPYLGLVTPTNGKYEGTKCLTDEMYSKFNLKFMSENDIPISYIYPAPKGNYCSADKYNSFVIDPLGHLYKCWSDIGIIEQCVGIINEDTSVKWNTELLGCYLLYDPTEDEKCSDCKYLPVCLGGCPHNRMADFNICEQYRYNLQEYITECTKVLLAGQLTENKKEVSESC; this is translated from the coding sequence ATGAAAGCTTCGCAATATAACTTTATTTTTAATGACATTATTGAAAATACCGATAAAACGGTACTTTATAATTCTCGAACAGGTGCATTGGCAGTTCTTGAACCGGAGTACTATAAACAGTTTTGCGAACTTACAAACAATGGATTGGCAATAAATAATGATACTTATCTTAAAAATCTTATCGAATGTGGCTATATCGTAGAAGATAATATGAATGAAAAAGCATATGTAAAGGTAAACCTCTTAAAAAATCGGTTTGAATCTTCTAATTTAATGCTAACAATTGCCCCTACAATGGCCTGCAATTTTCGATGTGTATACTGTTTTGAGAAAGACCAATATCATAACAAAACTATGAGTGAAGAAACAGCTCAAAGTATAGTCAATTTTGTTAAAACAAATGCTAGTAAACTTGACACTCTTAATGTTACATGGTATGGCGGTGAGCCCTTGATTGCAATGAAGCAGATAGTTAGGATATCGGAAGATTTTTTGGAAATATGTAAAGAAAACAATATACAATATACGGCCAGTGTCATTACAAACGGCTATCTTTTAAATAAAGAAAAAGTTCAAACGTTAATCTCATGTGGAGTAAATGATATTCAAGTCACTGTTGACGGTCCTAAAGAAGTACATGATCTTAGACGCCCTTTAGTAAGTGGAAGAGGGACATTTGATGTCATAATGAATAACCTCAAGCAAATTAAAGGGATGATTAAGATATTTATGAGAATAAATACTGACCAAGACAACTGGTTGAATTTACATGAAATCGTAGGATTCTTAAAGGAAAATTCTTTATTGGAAAATGTAATACCTTATCTAGGATTAGTTACGCCGACGAATGGAAAGTATGAGGGAACTAAGTGCTTGACAGACGAGATGTATTCAAAATTTAATTTAAAATTTATGTCGGAAAATGATATCCCAATTAGTTATATTTATCCTGCACCTAAAGGTAATTATTGTTCTGCGGATAAGTATAATAGTTTCGTTATTGATCCTCTTGGTCATTTATATAAATGTTGGAGCGATATTGGAATTATTGAGCAGTGTGTTGGAATTATAAATGAAGATACATCAGTGAAATGGAATACTGAGCTTCTTGGTTGTTATTTATTATATGATCCTACTGAAGATGAAAAATGTTCAGACTGTAAGTACTTACCTGTGTGTTTAGGAGGATGCCCTCACAATAGAATGGCAGACTTTAACATATGTGAGCAATATCGTTATAATTTGCAGGAGTATATTACCGAGTGCACGAAAGTATTACTGGCTGGACAATTAACGGAAAATAAGAAGGAGGTTTCTGAATCATGTTAA
- a CDS encoding LytR/AlgR family response regulator transcription factor, with translation MVYLFQVAVCDDDPAMHKILQHFFMCMSVSESLDFNLQFFLSGEDLIKSYSSQERYSFHIILLDIEMRELSGIETAKLIRLFPDREVQIIFLTNYPEYMLESFEVQAFQYLLKPLTYKLFVEKINKLCHYMRSSVSHFLSVKNKTEHLVLRHSEIIAISKGENNYIHNELCIATDSHNYFISGTLKAVYEQLKYPFVFIHRSIIVNLVHIRKFSTTSVIMSNQQEFPVGRSHAKSLREAYARFIISRFQEG, from the coding sequence GTGGTCTATTTGTTTCAAGTTGCTGTTTGTGACGATGATCCCGCAATGCATAAAATTTTACAACACTTTTTCATGTGTATGTCAGTAAGTGAATCCTTAGATTTTAATCTACAATTCTTTTTATCGGGGGAAGATCTAATCAAATCTTATAGTTCACAAGAGCGATACTCCTTTCATATTATCTTGTTAGATATTGAAATGAGGGAATTATCGGGAATTGAAACTGCAAAACTTATTCGCCTTTTTCCTGACCGAGAAGTTCAAATCATATTTCTAACTAACTATCCAGAATACATGCTAGAAAGTTTTGAAGTACAAGCATTTCAATATTTACTTAAACCCCTTACTTATAAACTCTTTGTAGAAAAGATAAATAAACTATGTCATTATATGCGTTCTTCAGTATCCCACTTTCTATCTGTGAAAAATAAAACTGAGCATCTTGTATTGAGACACTCTGAAATCATAGCCATCTCAAAAGGTGAAAACAATTACATCCATAATGAACTTTGTATTGCAACGGATTCACACAACTATTTTATTTCCGGAACGTTGAAAGCGGTTTATGAACAATTAAAATATCCGTTTGTGTTTATACATAGGTCAATAATTGTGAATTTAGTTCATATACGTAAGTTTTCAACTACTTCTGTTATTATGTCAAACCAACAAGAATTTCCTGTAGGTCGTTCTCACGCTAAATCGCTTCGTGAGGCGTATGCTCGTTTTATAATTTCTCGTTTTCAGGAAGGGTGA
- a CDS encoding sensor histidine kinase yields the protein MNVIIVFLMDKLIEKSNLSRFFQKQMLMQEKHYKETTRSLSDIKRSIHDFKKQLIFVRACLQEQRTEEGVNHINQTLENIESPRLHITTGHLVIDALVNHTFSIADKSGIAFFHQIHINPANISIGSHDLCIVLGNVFDNAIEAVRQLPRKKEHSIHLEILTDNSALWIYVRNSKSNCLNTAFSTKTYTPPLKKHGYGLLNIHQVIKKYGGYLNTTITDSNFQITIMIPCNNP from the coding sequence ATGAACGTAATTATTGTCTTTCTAATGGACAAGCTGATAGAAAAGTCAAACCTCTCACGCTTTTTTCAAAAGCAAATGCTGATGCAAGAAAAACATTATAAAGAAACAACTCGATCTCTTAGTGATATCAAACGAAGTATTCATGATTTCAAAAAACAGTTAATATTTGTCCGTGCTTGTCTACAAGAACAGAGGACGGAAGAGGGTGTTAATCACATTAACCAAACTCTAGAAAATATAGAATCACCACGACTTCATATAACAACAGGACATCTTGTTATTGATGCCTTGGTAAATCACACTTTCAGCATCGCTGATAAAAGTGGGATAGCTTTCTTTCATCAAATCCATATTAACCCTGCAAACATTAGTATTGGAAGTCATGATCTATGTATTGTCTTAGGTAATGTTTTCGATAATGCTATTGAAGCTGTAAGGCAGCTTCCTAGAAAGAAAGAGCATTCAATTCATTTGGAAATTTTAACCGATAATTCTGCCCTATGGATTTATGTTCGCAATTCAAAAAGTAATTGTCTCAATACAGCATTCTCAACCAAAACATACACCCCCCCTTTAAAAAAACATGGGTATGGATTACTTAACATCCATCAAGTAATAAAGAAGTACGGTGGTTATTTAAATACAACAATTACGGATTCAAATTTTCAAATTACGATTATGATTCCATGTAATAACCCTTAG
- a CDS encoding alanine/glycine:cation symporter family protein — protein MNLVHLLETIDSWMWGAPLLILVMGTGLWLTIRLKMLQIIRLPLALKLIGKAPDEGSGDVSSFGALSTALAATVGTGSIVGVATAIKLGGPGSLFWMLVAAFFGMATKYAEGLLSVKYRVKDRNGQFSGGPMYYIENGLGRRFKPLAMLFAFSGILVALFGIGTFPQVKAIVSSTESSFGVPTVVTAIIISVLTAVVTIGGLKSIAKVSTKIVPFMSGLYIVVCLIVLIKFAGELPHAIALVLQGAFSTTSATGGFAGATIMLAMRSGVARGIFANEAGLGSAPIAAAAAKTKWPAEQGLISMTGVFIDTMIICNLTGFTLLVTGIWSGNDDGGLMTQHAFSSAFPAGAELVTISLILFAFTTILGWNYYGERCVEYLLGVKWIKPYRYLFIILVAGGAFIKLDAIWLLADIFNAMMAFPNLIALLGLSGIVVAETRTYMNSLYPNKKKGILAGANVGAAIQVEEKGQTINS, from the coding sequence ATGAATTTGGTACATTTATTAGAAACAATTGACAGTTGGATGTGGGGAGCGCCGCTTCTAATTCTCGTCATGGGCACTGGGTTGTGGCTAACGATCCGTCTGAAGATGCTTCAGATTATTCGATTGCCCTTAGCGCTCAAGCTAATTGGTAAAGCGCCGGACGAAGGCAGCGGGGATGTCAGTAGCTTTGGAGCATTGAGTACGGCACTCGCAGCTACTGTAGGTACGGGAAGTATCGTCGGTGTCGCAACAGCGATCAAACTGGGTGGGCCCGGTTCATTATTCTGGATGCTGGTTGCAGCTTTTTTCGGGATGGCAACCAAATATGCGGAAGGGCTATTATCCGTTAAATACCGTGTTAAAGACCGGAACGGACAATTTTCGGGTGGACCGATGTATTATATTGAAAACGGGCTTGGCCGCCGTTTCAAGCCGCTGGCGATGTTGTTTGCCTTTTCTGGTATTCTTGTAGCACTATTTGGAATCGGTACTTTTCCGCAAGTAAAGGCTATCGTTTCTTCTACGGAAAGTAGCTTTGGCGTGCCAACAGTAGTTACAGCAATCATTATTTCCGTGTTGACGGCTGTTGTTACGATTGGAGGACTCAAAAGTATCGCCAAGGTATCCACAAAGATTGTTCCATTCATGTCGGGGCTCTATATCGTGGTTTGTTTAATCGTACTCATTAAGTTTGCAGGAGAGCTTCCTCATGCGATCGCACTAGTATTACAAGGGGCTTTCTCGACAACATCTGCGACGGGTGGATTTGCCGGAGCCACGATTATGCTGGCGATGCGAAGCGGAGTTGCCAGAGGGATCTTTGCAAATGAAGCTGGTTTGGGAAGTGCGCCAATCGCAGCAGCAGCAGCTAAGACGAAATGGCCCGCAGAACAAGGACTAATATCCATGACGGGCGTTTTTATCGATACGATGATTATTTGTAATTTGACAGGATTTACATTGCTGGTTACGGGAATATGGAGTGGAAATGATGATGGAGGTCTGATGACTCAACATGCGTTTTCCAGTGCCTTTCCGGCTGGAGCAGAGCTCGTGACGATTAGCCTTATTTTATTTGCGTTCACAACGATACTTGGCTGGAACTACTACGGGGAACGCTGTGTTGAATATTTGCTTGGGGTCAAGTGGATTAAACCATACCGTTATCTGTTCATCATACTGGTTGCCGGAGGCGCGTTCATCAAGCTCGATGCCATCTGGCTGCTGGCAGATATTTTTAACGCAATGATGGCTTTTCCAAACCTGATTGCACTGCTCGGCTTGTCAGGCATTGTCGTTGCAGAAACCCGAACCTATATGAATTCTTTGTATCCTAATAAGAAAAAGGGCATTCTTGCAGGTGCCAATGTAGGGGCGGCTATCCAAGTAGAAGAAAAAGGACAAACGATCAATTCATAA